The following proteins come from a genomic window of bacterium:
- a CDS encoding ABC transporter permease — protein MRKIGLVLKREYISRVTKRSFLITTLVVPFLMLLLPVTIFLIARNNDAERIAVRDESGLYIQKLQDSRLVQFFYESMPLDSLKRVYRDTKYNYDGVLYIPAASTDPNDGVKYFSSRGLGFTTTLYINSELSREQEKERLSEAGMTKDKIDAIKQRVSFETIIMTEEGESSDNKVVALTTAIIMGIIIYIILIIYGVMVMNGVVEEKANRIVEVIVSSVRPFEMLTGKILGVAAVGLTQLVSWIAIGALLFQGAMLLLGPQMGQLSPDALAQGGINARDAEAITVFMKNLDSINFTELFFCFVFYFLGGYLFYAALYAAAASGANDAGDVQSLSFPVTIPVILSFFLLQVSVNDPHGPVAFWASMIPFSSPIVMLGRIPFGVPWWQLALSMSLLIVGFLSAVWVAGRIYRIGILMYGKKITLPELAKWMFYKG, from the coding sequence ATGCGTAAAATAGGCCTTGTTTTAAAACGTGAATATATCAGCCGCGTGACCAAACGATCATTTTTGATTACGACACTGGTCGTACCTTTTTTGATGCTTCTTTTGCCGGTGACGATATTTCTGATCGCGCGCAATAACGATGCCGAACGTATTGCCGTACGAGACGAAAGCGGGTTATATATTCAGAAATTACAGGATTCACGGCTTGTTCAGTTTTTCTACGAATCCATGCCCCTGGATTCGCTCAAACGCGTGTATCGGGACACCAAATATAATTATGACGGTGTTTTGTATATTCCTGCGGCTAGTACCGATCCAAACGATGGGGTAAAATATTTTTCATCCCGCGGTCTTGGGTTTACGACAACCTTATATATCAATAGCGAACTGTCACGTGAACAGGAAAAAGAGCGATTATCCGAGGCCGGAATGACTAAGGATAAGATCGATGCGATCAAACAGCGTGTTTCGTTTGAAACGATCATTATGACCGAAGAAGGTGAGTCTTCAGATAATAAAGTTGTCGCTCTTACGACGGCTATTATTATGGGTATCATTATTTATATCATTCTTATCATCTACGGCGTGATGGTGATGAATGGTGTGGTGGAGGAAAAAGCCAATCGCATCGTGGAAGTGATCGTCTCGTCCGTGCGGCCTTTTGAAATGTTAACAGGTAAGATACTCGGCGTAGCTGCCGTCGGATTGACTCAGCTCGTGTCATGGATAGCTATCGGCGCGTTACTGTTTCAGGGGGCAATGCTGCTGCTGGGTCCGCAGATGGGTCAGCTATCTCCGGATGCACTTGCCCAAGGCGGTATCAACGCCCGTGATGCGGAGGCGATAACCGTATTTATGAAAAATCTGGATTCGATTAATTTTACAGAATTATTTTTCTGCTTCGTGTTTTATTTTCTAGGCGGTTATCTTTTTTATGCGGCATTGTACGCCGCCGCGGCCTCGGGCGCCAATGATGCCGGTGACGTGCAGTCGTTATCATTTCCCGTCACCATACCGGTGATTCTATCTTTTTTTCTGCTTCAGGTTTCGGTCAATGATCCGCACGGGCCGGTGGCATTTTGGGCATCGATGATTCCGTTTTCATCACCCATTGTAATGTTAGGACGAATACCTTTTGGCGTGCCTTGGTGGCAATTGGCCCTTTCGATGAGTTTGCTGATCGTCGGTTTTTTGAGCGCTGTGTGGGTAGCCGGTCGCATATATCGTATCGGAATCCTCATGTACGGTAAAAAAATCACGTTGCCCGAATTAGCCAAATGGATGTTTTATAAAGGATGA
- a CDS encoding ABC transporter ATP-binding protein, whose translation MTMTDAKLSVRDVVKRYQSHTAVDRITLDVPRQSIFGLLGPNGAGKTSLIRMITQITMPDEGAILFDGNPIKPEHTQKIGYMPEERGLYKQMKIGDHVMYLAELRGLSSWDAEKKVKAWFERLDIMNWWNKKVEELSKGMQQKVQFVATVVHEPDLLILDEPFSGLDPINADLIKDEIHRLKELGATIIFSTHRMEQVEEICDRIALVHQGQNILNGEVKAIKQQFKKHHYRIQFDGALPQSGDAVYSIVSQKTGEAVIATQPGVSPNQLLTHLLSRVEMHAFQEVLPSLNEIFIEHVKGYNHA comes from the coding sequence ATGACGATGACGGATGCTAAACTTTCTGTGCGCGATGTAGTCAAGCGCTATCAGTCGCACACGGCGGTGGATCGTATTACTCTGGACGTGCCTCGGCAATCCATTTTCGGTTTACTTGGCCCCAATGGTGCAGGCAAAACATCATTGATCCGTATGATCACACAAATCACGATGCCGGATGAAGGCGCTATTCTTTTTGACGGGAATCCTATCAAACCCGAACACACTCAAAAAATAGGATATATGCCTGAAGAACGAGGATTGTATAAACAAATGAAAATCGGCGATCATGTGATGTATCTCGCCGAGTTGCGAGGGTTGTCATCTTGGGATGCTGAAAAAAAAGTGAAAGCTTGGTTTGAACGGTTGGATATCATGAACTGGTGGAATAAAAAGGTAGAGGAGTTATCCAAAGGGATGCAACAGAAAGTTCAATTTGTTGCAACCGTCGTACACGAACCGGACCTGCTTATACTGGACGAACCTTTTTCCGGATTGGATCCGATCAATGCCGATCTGATCAAAGATGAAATCCATCGTCTCAAAGAACTGGGTGCGACGATTATATTTTCCACACACCGTATGGAGCAAGTCGAAGAAATATGCGATCGTATAGCGCTGGTGCATCAAGGTCAAAATATACTTAATGGTGAAGTCAAAGCGATCAAACAACAGTTCAAAAAGCATCACTATCGCATACAATTTGACGGAGCTTTACCGCAATCCGGCGATGCCGTTTATTCGATCGTATCTCAAAAAACGGGTGAGGCCGTGATCGCAACACAACCCGGTGTTTCGCCCAATCAATTATTAACGCACCTTTTGAGCCGGGTGGAAATGCATGCATTTCAGGAGGTTTTACCGTCGCTCAATGAAATTTTCATCGAACACGTGAAGGGATACAACCATGCGTAA
- a CDS encoding RNA polymerase sigma factor: MDVISKTFLDLVHTHQGIIYKICRVYAHTPDDQDDLFQEVLLNAWKSYPRFEGASKFSTWLYRVALNTALMYKRKQQRSIVAERVEDGVLENMAPEKSEDTEPLRRLESAITQLEPVEKALIVLYLEEVSYADMAVIMGLTESNVGVKINRIKKQLKQIMEAGNHGKR; encoded by the coding sequence ATGGACGTTATTTCTAAAACTTTTCTCGATCTGGTGCATACACATCAGGGGATCATTTATAAAATATGCCGGGTGTACGCGCACACGCCGGATGATCAGGATGATCTTTTTCAGGAAGTTTTGCTCAATGCATGGAAATCGTATCCGCGATTCGAAGGTGCTTCCAAGTTTTCGACGTGGCTCTATCGCGTGGCACTCAATACGGCGCTGATGTACAAACGTAAGCAGCAGCGTTCGATCGTCGCCGAGCGGGTGGAAGACGGCGTACTGGAAAATATGGCTCCGGAAAAAAGTGAAGACACCGAACCGTTACGGAGATTGGAGTCGGCGATAACGCAGCTCGAACCCGTCGAAAAAGCGCTGATCGTTTTGTATCTCGAGGAAGTAAGTTACGCCGATATGGCGGTGATCATGGGTCTGACGGAATCCAACGTCGGCGTAAAAATCAATCGTATTAAGAAACAACTCAAACAAATCATGGAGGCCGGAAATCATGGAAAACGATGA